The DNA segment AGAAAAAGATTTTATTGCTTATGCAAGAGAACATAAGATAGACTACTCTGCTTTAATGCAGATGTAAAATCACATAACAAAGGTTCGTAGCCGACAGGCAGTCAAGCTGCCTGCGGTACAACCAGTTGTTAGGTTGATGGCGCACTGCGCCACTTGTCGTCGATAAGGTAAATCATCCAACAAATTTTTTTTCTAAAAATTTGGGTAGTGTACACTACCCAAAGGACTTGAAAGAGTCCTTTGGGCGAAGTCTTGTTACACTCGACTTCGCCCAAAAAATCAAAAATAAAATCGTTGGAGGATTTTATGAAAAAAAATCTTAAAATCGTGGCAATTCTTGCCGCATTTGTTCTGTCATGTGCATTTACTGGATGCAAAAATTCAACAAATGAAGATGACGGGAATTCCATATCAAAACTTGATGCACCAACAAATTTGGTTATCAATTCTATCACAGATAATACAACTACCTGTGCTGTCAACATTACATTCAACTATAGCGGCAAAACAGGTATTGATGGAGCAACTAAAGCAGTACTTGGATATTCGACAACAAATGATTCTTCACAGGCAATTTATGATGACAACATTAATTATGCCACTGTTGAATCCGGAGCAAATACACGAACCGTAAACTTTTCTTCCAGTGAGTTATACAGTGGGCCATATTTAGTACCTGTCAATGGAAAAAAGTATTATTTCTGGCTTAAAGTGACAAGTGACGCAAACAATGTCAGAGAAAGTGTATGGAGCAATGTTGCTGAGTTTACATACACTAAATAAGAAATCTTGTTGTTTCATTTAGGCAGGCGGGAAGCCTTTTTTGTTTATTGACAAGAAAGGCTTCCCGTGTTATAAATTTTATTAGTGAGGCTCGCTCTCCTCTAAAGAGCAAGTTATAAGAGGTTTCCCTTGACCTTAATAAGGAATTTACACGAGGCATATCGCGGCCTTTATGCGCGAAACTTAACAAGGCAGGCCTAGAGCTTGCCTTTTTTTTTATGGAGAAAATATGGAAAACTTGAAAATTTATGAAATAGAAAACTCATACATTGATCATCTTGTTCCCTTTGCTCCACATTTGTTTCATAACAAAAAAGAAAATCAAGAAAATGAGCGAAAATATATCGGAATTATTTTGACAGTAAATGGATTAGATTATTTTGCACCTCTTTCTTCTTTCAAAGAGAAACACAAAAAAATGAAAAATAATATGGATTTCCTTAAAGTTGGAAATTACGCTGTTATAAATCTAAACAATATGTTTCCAGTTCCAAAGTCTCAGTGCATTTATGTAGATATTTCAAAAGAATCAAATCCGTCTTATAAGGCTTTGCTTTCTGCAGAATATCGTATTATCACTTCACTTACAGAAAGAATTCTAAAAAATGCAAAATCACTTTATGAATATAAAATGAAAAATGGTAACTCGACTCCGCTTGCAAAAAGATGTAACGACTTTAAATTACTTGAAGAAAAGTGTAAGGAATATTCTGATAAAAGTAAAAAATAACCTAACAAGAAGTTCAAAGCCGACAGGCAGTCAAGCCGCCTGCGGTTTAACTCATTGTTATGTGGACGCCCGCACTGGGGCGCTTTAGTAGAAAAATGAAAATACTTCGATTATTTTTTATGTTTTTAGGTTTACTAGGAGTAATAACTACTGAATTAATTCTCAGACATAAAATTCCTGAAAACTTTGAATTTCCTTTATTATTACTTTTTTTAGGTTTTATTTATATTCCATTCATAGTAGAAATTCTAAAAAATAAAGAAGAAGTTAAAATCGATTTTTGGAATTTCAGATTTATTCTGGGGTTAGTTTCTTATCCAATTATATTAATAGGATATTTCATATATAAGATTTATAATCTCTTTAAATGATTTTTTATCAACAAGTCAAGCTTGCTGATAAGTGGAATGATATGAACATTTGTATTTTTTATTGACAATTTTTGTATATACAAATTATAATATACACAGAGTTAGAAAATGACATTTGAGTGGGATGAAGAAAAAGAAAGGCATAACATTCAAGCTCACGATGGAATCACTTTTTCATATGCAGCCAGGGTCTTTCTGGACTCAAAGCGTATTGAGAAAATTGACGATAACCATTCTGACAAAGAAGAACGTTATAATGTAATTGGTCTTGTAGAAAGAGTCTTGTTTGTAGTTTACACAGAACGTGGAGATGACAACATAAGAATAATTTCTGCACGTAGAGCAACGCCTAAAGAGGAGAAAGAATACTATGAAAACTATGACATTAGATGATTTATTGAAAAATCCACTTACAGAAAACGATAAAAAAATCATAGCAAATGCTCGTCCAATTGCTACAGAAGATTGCCCGGAACAAACAGATGAGCAGTTAAAACAATTCAAACCATGGTACGAAGTGCATCCAAAAGGAAACGATATTTATAAAGTTTCTGTAAAGAAAACTGCAGTAAGTCTCAGAATAGATAATGATGTTCTTGCTGCATTAAAAGCAACAGGAAAAGGCTATCAATCAAGAATAAATAATATTTTACGAAAAGCAGTTCTTGGATAAAAATCACATAACAAAGGTTCGTAGCCGACAAACCGGTCAAGCCGGTTTGCGGTTTAAGCAATTGTTATACGCACAGCCCACTGGGCTGGAAACAGGAAAAAGTATGAAAACTAAAGAAGTAATTATTGAACAACAAAAAGATTTTATACAGAAAATGAAAGATAAAACCTCCACTTTCATAAATTCAATAGATAAATCAGAAATTGAAACAATTCTTCTTTCTGGAAGTGTTTCCCGAGGTGATTATTTTTCGCAGAAAAAAGAAAACGGCGAATACAATGGTATGGTCGATTTAATCGTTATGCGTAAAAACGGCAGCAGTATTACAGCAGAAGATATTTTTGGGGCTAATCAAGAGCCGGAAATTCCTTTTCATTGTATAAAATTTGATGGTATATGGTTTGAGATTTTGTTCACTGATTTTATTGATACAGACATGTTTTCTAAGTTTGAAGAGCCGAGAAAATTTTCTGTATTGGAATCCCAGATTTTATACGACCCGAATAATTCCTATAAAAATGAACTTGTAAAAATCAATCAGTTTGTAAAAGAGGATTTAGAAAATAATCTGACTGGTTCGCTTGGGTACATTCATTATCTTATTTCAGATTACAAAAAAGACCGCTGGTATCGCCGAGACGCATTCATCCAATTACATGAGAATTTGAACACAGCAATAAGAGCAGGAATACGGGCCTTGTTTTATCTGAATGGATTTTATTCTCCGGCAGAAGACAGGGCAATTTATTATTCCCACAGCTTGCAACAACTTCCAGAAAATTATGCAGAAGTAATCTCAAAAGCCTGCAATCAAAAAACAGATTCAGAAGAAGACTATTTCAGGCGGGAAAAAATCTTTATGGAAAATATAGTCGGTTTTATTGAAAAATCTAAATCTTGTAAATAAATGGAGTCAGTTTGGAAAATATTTTATTAAATATCTGGATAGAAATGAAGAGCGGAATAAAAGTCCGACTAATATCCAAAGATGTATATAATTCAGATGAAAATTATATTGTAATAATGGAAATAAATGAAAATGGGATTTCCAGAAATATCAATTTAATGGTAAAAGGCAGAAAAGTATTTGATGCTTCTGGAAAATGTTTAGATTTTGGTGATGCATATCCGTCAACTACAGAATATGGTAAAAGGATGATTACTAAGCAATTTATAAACGCTTGGTTAGAATAAGAAACGGTATAACAAAGGTTCGTAGCCGACAGCGGGTCAAGCCACAAAACCGTTTAAGCAGTTGTTATGTGGACGCCCGCACTGGGGCGCATAAGGAAATTTAAAAATGAAAAAGATAATTTCAACACTTTTACTTTCAGTTATTTTATGTGCTCTTTACGCACAAAACAAAGCTGGTGGCAATGTAAATTCAAAAGAGCCGATTGCTTATGCCGACAAGGAATTTCTATCTGGTATTCTTGATTATGACAGCTTAAAAACTACACCTGCGCCGCAGAACTGGCCGGAGCCATTGAACAATTCTTTTAAGTTTACTTATGTAACAGGCGAATGCAGGATGATACCACCCCAGCTTCTTTTTGATGCTGCAAAAAAACTTGGAGTGGAAAAAGAATTTATTTCAGATCAGGTCGAGTCTAAAGAATATCCTGAATTTACTTGCAAATTAACTGGAATTGTAATTCAGAAAAAAGACAATGAATATCTGGTTCGCGCTTTTTATGAAGCTGACGATATTGTTCCTGTTAGTATTCTGAATATGTCCAAAAGGCCCTGGTATATCAATGATAATCCTAAAAAACATATTCAGGCAATTTATACCTCTGAAAAAGGGCTAATAAAAATTGTTGATGATGCTTATTGCGTAAGACATTATGATTATCCTTTGGGATCATTCCTTGGACTCAAAGGTTTTTCAACTTTTGATTTTATGTCGAAATCTTCTTATAGTCATACTCTAATTTTATTTGGATTTGAAAAAGGAAGTGAAATTCGGCTTACATCTTTAACTTGTAATATTTTTAAAAAACATGATATTAAGGATGCTGAGCATCGTTTTCTAAGTGATAATTCAGATCTGTATGTTGCTGATGAAGAAAGATTTGCAAAAAAGTTTGTGTCTTTTTATTCATATAATTATTTGATTGAAAAAAAATTGTTCGAATATTCAATAGATAAAATGCTTGATTTAAATCCTGAAACTTCATTTGTTGAGAATTCTGAAGATGATAATATCAGTTTTATAATTGATATAAATGATTCAATCAATATAAAAGGTTTTAAGATTATTAATGGATTCGCAAAAAGTGAAAATCTTTATAAAGCAAATAACCAGGTGAAGGTTATTAGTATATATGCACAAACTTTACAGGATGTAGAACCTGTATTTATAGGAACATGGTCGTTAAAACAGACAAGGGATTTACAATTTATAGAACTGGATATAGAGAACTGTTGTTATTTAGAAATAAAATCAACTGAAATTTATCCTGGCACAAAATACAATGATACTTGTATTGCAGAGTTTGATATTCTTACAGATGATGGCTGGCTTATTTCTGATAATTAATTAAGTAAAATCACATAACAAAGCTTCAAAGCGAATGTCGGGTCAAGCCCGCCACCGTTTAAGCAGTTGTTATACGGACGCCCGCACTGGGGCGCTTATGGAGAAAGAATGAAAAAAGTTTTGTATATTCTTCTGCTTTTAATTTTTGTAAGTTGTACAAAGAAAAATAATGAATTTAATGTAAATGAAAACAGTAATAATACTTTTGCTATAAGTCAGGAAATCGTAGTTCCTGAAGAATTTATAGGGACATGGGTTATAACAAATCCTGATTATGCTTTTCTAAAAATCAACGAAAACGGAAAATTTGTTATACGCAATATGAGTGTTATTTATGAAGGAATTGTAAAAATAGAAAATAATAAAATAGTTCTTCCCTATTCAGAAAATTTTTACTGTGGTCCAGTTGGAGAATTTGAAAAAATAGAAGAAATAAATCTTGTTTTCCCAAATAAAGAAGACACTTACATTTCATATAATCCGGATTATAAAGATTTTAAGTATACAACATGCTTAGAAAATTCAAATAATAAATTTCCTTCAAAAGAACATAAATCAGAAGAAGGTCAAGTTTATGAATTAGATAGCTTTGAAGTTATAAAAATAAATAAAAAGATTTTATCAACCGAAAACATGAAATTAAGAGTAAGACCATCTTCAATTGAAAAAGAATTATTTGCAGAATATCAATGGCCTTATGCATATCCAAATTCTGAAAAGTATTATCCTATAGAATCAGAAATAAATCTTTTACTAAAAGGTTATATCTGTTTTACAGATGCCGTAACAGTTAAAAAAGATAAAATAGAAAATATTGAAGCACCATGGTATCATATATATACAGGCGGCGGAGAAGAAAGTTTTCCAAGAGCTGCATGGATCTGGGGAGGTTATTGTATAGAAACAAATAATCTTACAGATGAAGAAAAAAACAATTATATTAAATTGTTTGAAAATGAAGCAATTCTGAAAGGTTTGATTCAGAAAAATGAGGAATAAATAATCGCCTAACAAAGGTTCGTAGCCGACACGCGGTCAAGTCGCGCCACCGTTTAAGCAGTTGTTATGTGGACGCCTGCACTGGGGCGCGAGGTTTTAAAAATATGAAGAAATCAATTATATTTGTTTTATTGGTATTAATTTATTTTCCTTGTTTTTCGCAAGTAATAAATAATGTTTTTTTTCCAAATGACAATCAAATAGACAAACAATATGAAATTGATATGCAAAATTGGATAACGAATTATGAATGGAAGGTCGTAATAGGGAAATATATAGGACTTTGGAAAAAACAAATGTATCTAGAAATGGAAAGATTAATTTCTGTTATTCCAGAATCTGAAGATATGATAAGAGAAAATCAGAAAAAATGGGATGAATCTCTAGATTTAAGTTATGAATTAGTATTTGATAAAGTAAATTTAAATGCAGTTGGAAGAGAAGATTTTATTGGTAGTTTTTCTTCAGGTCGAATAACTCAATATAGAGAACGTGCAAAATATTATTTATGTTTGTTCTATACAATAAAAGATCAAAAATCAGAAGATGGGTGTTATACAGATACACATAAAACTGAATTAGCAAAATAAAAATAACACATAACAAAGGTTCGTAGCTGACAGCGGGTCAAGTCCGCCTTTTTATTTGACAAAAGAAGTATTGTATAATTATAATATAATTATGGACGAAATAATCTTTGAATGGGATCCTGTAAAAGCTGAGTTGAATTATACAAAACACAAAGTAACTTTTGAGGAGGCGAAAAGTGTTTTTTATGATGAAAACGCAATCTTAATTGCAGATCCGGATCATTCAAGTATGGATGAAGACAGATTTATCATGCTTGGCCTTAGTTCCGAGTTACATATGCTGGTTGTCTGCCATTGTTACAGAGAAAATGACAGAATTAGAATTATTTCGGCCCGAAGAGCGAATATTTTTGAAGCCGCACAATATGGAGGAAAATGACATGAGAGACAATTACGATTTTTCAAAAGGAATCAAAAATCCTTATGCAGACAGACTCAAGAAACAAATAACAATTCGCCTTGACGATCAGGTAATTGATTATTTTAAGAATATGGCAGAAGAAACAGGTATGCCGTATCAGAATATAATCAATTATTATCTGCTGGATTGTGTAAAAGAAAAGAAACATCTGGAAGTTGCGTTTAGTAAATAATCACATAACAAAGGTTCGTAAGCCGACAGGCAGCCAAGTTGCCTGCGGCTTAAAATGTTGTAATGACGACAGGTACACAGGACTGCTCTCTGGGAAGGAAAAAATGAAGAAAGTATTTTTAATCTTTATATTAATCTTTTCAGTTTCTTTTCTTTTTTCAAAAGAATTAAAATATAAAATCAAAGGACCGTCATATAATAAACAGATATATTATGATAACAATAATCAAATTACAAATTTTGCAAACTGGGAACGAATTGATGGTTTATACGTTTCACCCGACAATACAAAAATGCTTGTCTGGCATCGTCCAGATAAAGCAAGAGCATATTTAATTACATTATATGATTTAAAAACAAATTCAATCATTGCTGAATGCGAACCTGGAATGGCCTGTTCTGGAGTTCGATGGACAAATAATTACCTTATTTATATCTGGAGAACAACAGGCGGCGGAACCAGATTTGAATATCGCAACTACAATACGCTTGCCGTTGAAAAAACAATACAGGCATATTTTCCGTTCGAGTCTGAACCAGATAACATTTTAATCGGTGCATCTTTTAATTATTGTGAAAACGATATAGTTTTTTATGATTTTTCAAATGGAACTCAATTAAAAACAATTAATCTGATTAAAGAATTAGAGCAAAAAGATATTTATGTTTCTGGAACATTTGTTACAGATATAAAACAAATCGGAACAAGAAAATATCAATTTGATGTAAGTTACTATTTAAATATGGAAGGTATGGAAGATAAAGAATTTCAAATACAGCTTGAATTTGAAATATAATGTATATTTCATAAAGCAAGTCAAGCTGCCTGCGGTACAACCAGTTGTTATGTGGACGCCTGCTGCTTGAGACGCTGAGGATTAGAATGAAAAAAAATATTATTTTTGTATTTTTGCTGTTATTTCCATTCATTATATTTTCTCAAGAAATTAATAAGAATGGAAATAATATAGTTGAAAGGTTTTCTCTTCCTGAGAGGGTTGAGAGAGTTTATGCTGATAAAAATTCTTTTATCAATTTTTTACGGACTTATCCCTTAAAAAAATACGGCTCTCCTGTCTTACTATACAATGGGCAGGAAAAAAGAAATCAAGTACATATTTCTGTTTTTGATTTTCCGCTTTTGTCAGTTGATCTTATTCAATGCGCAGATGCCGTAATAAAATTACGGGCTGAATATTTATATACACAAAAAAGATTTTCAGAAATTAAATTTCATATTACTAATGGAATGCTTATTCCGTTTGAAAGATATATCAATGGTGAAAGAGTTATTGTCACTGGAAATGATACTGCCTGGAAGTCTGGATACAAAACAGGAAATACACGTGATGTCTTTGATGAATATTTAAAATTTATTTATTCATATGCTGGTACTTATTCGTTATCAAAAGAATCAAAAAAGAAATCAATAGAGAATATTGTTCCAGGTGATTTTTTTATTTATGGTGGAAGTCCTGGACATGTTGTATTAGTACTTGATGTTGCTATAAATAAAAAAACAGGAAAAAAAATAATGTTACTTGGGCAAAGTTATATGCCATCTCAAGAGTTTCATATTCTAAAAAGCTATGAATCTATTAGTCCCTGGTATTATATTGAGGATAATATATTGGAAACACCAGAATGGACTTTCGGCAAAGGAAGTTTAATGGAGTTTTAGAAAAAACACATATCAAAGATTATGTGGACGCCCGGTACTGTGGTACTTATTTTTTTATAACTTACTAAAAGCGGAAGATGATATAAAAAAAAGAGGTATTAAAATTTATATGAATCAAAAAGAACGAATGCTGGCGGGGTTGCCGTACAAGGCCTGGATGGATGGTTTAAGTCAGGAGCGGCTGGAAAACAAAAAGAGAATCTTTAGGTTCAACAATCTGGATCCTGAAAAATCAGATGAAAAAATAAAACTTCTAAAAGAAATTCTTGGTAAAACAGGGAAGTACATAAATATAGAAGCACCCTTTCATTGTGATTATGGGTATAATATTGAAGTTGGCGAGAATTTTTTTGCAAATTACAATTTTATTGTACTCGACGTGGGAAAAGTAAAAATTGGGAATAACGCTCAGATTGCACCGAATGTATCTATTTATACAGCAGGTCATCCAATTCATCCTGATTCACGGAATTCCGGGTATGAATATGGCGAAGCCGTAACAATTGGTGATAATGTCTGGATTGGTGGAAATTGTTGCATTCTGCCTGGCGTGACTATAGGCAACAATGTTGTTATTGGTGCTGGAAGCGTGGTATCTGAAGACATTCCGGATAACGTTATTGCTGTTGGAAATCCTTGTAAAGTTCTTCGCAAAATTACAGAAGCAGATAGAGATTATTATTACAAAGACAGAAAATTTGATGTGAATGATTATAAGTAAAACTTTACTGAAGATGTAGATGATTGATGTATAAGTTGTCACAGAAAATGATATTTGATTTTGAATGTGACTGACAGCTGGACAAGATGAGTTGCGGGGTAAAAATGAAAAAAATTATTTGTATATTATTTACTTTTGTAATTTTGCTCACTTCAGCATTTGCCGATAAAAATCGGTTTTATGAAAATGGAAAAGTTGTCGATACAATGTATGTGAATTCCAGGGAAGGCTTGCGAGTTCGGAATGAGCCTTCCCTCAAATCAAACAGACTTTGCGGACTTGTGCACAGGATTCCTGTCAAAGTTGTGGCAATAGGGCGAATAGAAATGATTGATGGAATTACTGCTCCGTGGGTAGAGATTCTGATTCCACGTTACGAGTGGAAAAGAGAAGAGCCTGAATACGGCTGGGTGTTCGGCGGGTATCTGGTAAAAGAACAGCCTGAGTTTGACAGCTCGAATTGGGACAGTGCAGCTGTAAAGAATTATCTCATGTCAAGGGAATGGCAGATGCTGGTTTGGTATGACAACTGGGGATCGGTAAATTTTTATGAAAACGGCAGGGCGGAAATAATAGGAAAAAGTATGTCCTCTTCCAAAACATGGACTTTCAACTATCAGATTTTAAGCGGCAATAGAATCAAAATCAGCAATATTTCTGACACACAAATCCGCTCTCACTCAATTCAGCAACCGCCCGACAGCGAGATTTACAACCAGACCTACACCTTGGAATTCAGTGATAATCTGCACGTCAGAACAAAAGAATCAAGTGCGTTAGATTTGTTTTACTATGTTCCCGCAGATTTTCCGGAACTTTTTACCCGACGCGAACTTTACGAAACCGATGATTTTCAATGGCACAGCGGAAATTACTATGATAATAAAC comes from the Treponema rectale genome and includes:
- a CDS encoding BrnT family toxin; this translates as MTFEWDEEKERHNIQAHDGITFSYAARVFLDSKRIEKIDDNHSDKEERYNVIGLVERVLFVVYTERGDDNIRIISARRATPKEEKEYYENYDIR
- a CDS encoding BrnA antitoxin family protein; this encodes MRDNYDFSKGIKNPYADRLKKQITIRLDDQVIDYFKNMAEETGMPYQNIINYYLLDCVKEKKHLEVAFSK
- a CDS encoding sugar O-acetyltransferase, encoding MNQKERMLAGLPYKAWMDGLSQERLENKKRIFRFNNLDPEKSDEKIKLLKEILGKTGKYINIEAPFHCDYGYNIEVGENFFANYNFIVLDVGKVKIGNNAQIAPNVSIYTAGHPIHPDSRNSGYEYGEAVTIGDNVWIGGNCCILPGVTIGNNVVIGAGSVVSEDIPDNVIAVGNPCKVLRKITEADRDYYYKDRKFDVNDYK
- a CDS encoding SH3 domain-containing protein, with protein sequence MKKIICILFTFVILLTSAFADKNRFYENGKVVDTMYVNSREGLRVRNEPSLKSNRLCGLVHRIPVKVVAIGRIEMIDGITAPWVEILIPRYEWKREEPEYGWVFGGYLVKEQPEFDSSNWDSAAVKNYLMSREWQMLVWYDNWGSVNFYENGRAEIIGKSMSSSKTWTFNYQILSGNRIKISNISDTQIRSHSIQQPPDSEIYNQTYTLEFSDNLHVRTKESSALDLFYYVPADFPELFTRRELYETDDFQWHSGNYYDNKQFRNYFEFYVYQKKRFNEIQDSDIQNFIKYGLSPEGTGYEQQYHDYWNPIMEEHQKKADDYL
- a CDS encoding BrnA antitoxin family protein: MKTMTLDDLLKNPLTENDKKIIANARPIATEDCPEQTDEQLKQFKPWYEVHPKGNDIYKVSVKKTAVSLRIDNDVLAALKATGKGYQSRINNILRKAVLG
- a CDS encoding type III toxin-antitoxin system ToxN/AbiQ family toxin, translating into MENLKIYEIENSYIDHLVPFAPHLFHNKKENQENERKYIGIILTVNGLDYFAPLSSFKEKHKKMKNNMDFLKVGNYAVINLNNMFPVPKSQCIYVDISKESNPSYKALLSAEYRIITSLTERILKNAKSLYEYKMKNGNSTPLAKRCNDFKLLEEKCKEYSDKSKK
- a CDS encoding DUF4846 domain-containing protein, with product MKKNIIFVFLLLFPFIIFSQEINKNGNNIVERFSLPERVERVYADKNSFINFLRTYPLKKYGSPVLLYNGQEKRNQVHISVFDFPLLSVDLIQCADAVIKLRAEYLYTQKRFSEIKFHITNGMLIPFERYINGERVIVTGNDTAWKSGYKTGNTRDVFDEYLKFIYSYAGTYSLSKESKKKSIENIVPGDFFIYGGSPGHVVLVLDVAINKKTGKKIMLLGQSYMPSQEFHILKSYESISPWYYIEDNILETPEWTFGKGSLMEF
- a CDS encoding BrnT family toxin, with protein sequence MDEIIFEWDPVKAELNYTKHKVTFEEAKSVFYDENAILIADPDHSSMDEDRFIMLGLSSELHMLVVCHCYRENDRIRIISARRANIFEAAQYGGK
- a CDS encoding NADase-type glycan-binding domain-containing protein, translated to MKKIISTLLLSVILCALYAQNKAGGNVNSKEPIAYADKEFLSGILDYDSLKTTPAPQNWPEPLNNSFKFTYVTGECRMIPPQLLFDAAKKLGVEKEFISDQVESKEYPEFTCKLTGIVIQKKDNEYLVRAFYEADDIVPVSILNMSKRPWYINDNPKKHIQAIYTSEKGLIKIVDDAYCVRHYDYPLGSFLGLKGFSTFDFMSKSSYSHTLILFGFEKGSEIRLTSLTCNIFKKHDIKDAEHRFLSDNSDLYVADEERFAKKFVSFYSYNYLIEKKLFEYSIDKMLDLNPETSFVENSEDDNISFIIDINDSINIKGFKIINGFAKSENLYKANNQVKVISIYAQTLQDVEPVFIGTWSLKQTRDLQFIELDIENCCYLEIKSTEIYPGTKYNDTCIAEFDILTDDGWLISDN